ataatgtgttataatagCAAAACATATAGAGACTGACCTGCACATATCTCCCTGGTTAGCAGAGGTTTTAGTAGCAGTGTTTTGTGAATTAATCCCACTGATGTTGTGTTGCATGAGCAGTGCAACAGTTTGTGTGTTTGCTGGGTTTGTGTGATATTTGAACTTTTGTCATTGACAGAAGATAAATGTGTTTGAGTGAAATGTTTGATGTTGATGTGGAAATTTGAGGTTGTACAAATTAGTGTGTAGTTTTGTGGTTGTGCTTATAGTTTTGAGAAAATGGTGAAATGTTTCATGAAATGTTACTtagtaatataaaaaatatatatattaagagaCAACATGGACAATATGTACTATTTTAAAATTAACCAGTAAAGGCACAATGCAATTAAAAATCGTAATAAATAAACGTATTACCGGACAGGAGAAAATGTTACAGGACCTAACATATGCGTTCCCTTATACATGCATTTTGATGTTGAAATAGAGTCACAGGTTGATATGTAATGTGTCAACTACCCCTTTTACATCCTTTACAAGCACCTTAAACCTTTGAAAGTAGAGACATTGTGAAAAATTATCCAAACAATTATCCTCTGCAAATACACTTGTACAGAGCATTCACACCATCACTTATCTACTCTATGTCAACACTGTGCATGTTCCCAAGGAGAGTTTCCCAATTTTGTTAATTAAGATCTCCCAATCATTAGCATCTACCCCACTGACCAATGACAGATCAATGCCACTTTAAAGACACATTGAATAAATTGCAAATCTAAGCAGTCACCTTCCATTCTTACCAGTTATCTGAAGATTGACTTCATTACTTCCATTGAGTCTCATTTCAGGATGAGGGAGTATATTTAACAACAAAACACAGCTGTATGTTCCAGCATCACCCATCTGGACCTTTCTGCGTGTAAATGTTGTCTTCATATCCTGTGTGTCCCAAATGCTGACCTCAACAGCCTTTCTGTCTTTGATGAGATAGGCCAAATTCAGATTCCTGGACTGGTTTGTATTTAAAGTGTATGATGATGTACAAGTAAACTCAGCATCACTTCCCACTGACACCTCAGACTCAAGCAAATGTATCTGTGCACGAATCAATGAATCTGTGAAGAGAATGAGAACTTGTAATATGGCTAAATGGTGTGGATTTTCCCTTAATGCATTTccaaaacaacaataatataccaaacaataataataaaccaaaataataataaataaaattaaaaaaatagtttttttgaaTATCACAGATCTGCCTATAATTAAAGGG
The sequence above is a segment of the Xyrauchen texanus isolate HMW12.3.18 chromosome 29, RBS_HiC_50CHRs, whole genome shotgun sequence genome. Coding sequences within it:
- the LOC127622860 gene encoding uncharacterized protein LOC127622860 isoform X5, with the protein product MGYGDNYIFINVIDSLIRAQIHLLESEVSVGSDAEFTCTSSYTLNTNQSRNLNLAYLIKDRKAVEVSIWDTQDMKTTFTRRKVQMGDAGTYSCVLLLNILPHPEMRLNGSNEVNLQITVIECPGFHNERSLTENEVELRETEVVYEDVADATGEKQSVGCSVSEWDEFPEIEDLNTNQPYSVSQLYTSILYN